The stretch of DNA CCAACCTTTGTGAGTAGACCGGCGAAGATTGCAGACACGGCGACCGGCGGAGTGTGGTACGACGCCGGCAGCCAGAAAAACAGGGGGAACACGGCTGCTTTGGTCCCGAAGGCAATCAGAAACAACATTGCGAGAACAGACACAATGCCTTCGTCTGGAAAGCTTCTTAGCTTCAGAGCGAGGTCTGCCATATTCAGCGTTCCGGTGGCAGCATAAATCACCCCGATGGCCGCCAAAAACACTGCGGAAGAGACCAGATTTAATGTAACGTATTTGATGGCTCCTTCCAGTTGCCCACGTTCGCCGCCGAGCGTCAGCAGCACGAACGACGAAATCAGCATGACTTCAAACCACACATACAGATTGAATAGGTCTCCTGTCAAAAACGCTCCGCACACGCCCATGAGCAGCAACTGAATGAGTGGATGAAATCCAAAATCGATGCGGCGGTCGTCAATTGTTGCGATGGAATACACCGACACGGCAAACACCATTAACCCTGCGAGCATCACCATGATCGAACTCAAACGGTCTGCTACCAATGTGATTCCAAACGGAGGGGGCCAGTTTCCCACCTGCAACACAAGGATTCCGTCACGGTCAACCAACCACATGAGCGCAGCGGCGGACAGTAGCAGCAGCGCCGAACCGACGACGCCGATCACTTTCTGAGCGGCAACGGAATTCCACGCCAGCAGCAGCATCGCCATCGTAGCTAGCGGCAGAGCGATCGGAAGTATAATGGCAACCTGAGCAATCATGTGTCGGTCGCCTTGAGTTGGTCCAAATCTTCCGTCCCCAAGGATTGGTACGTGCGGTAGATCAGAACGAGAGCAAACGCCAACACAGCGAAACTAATCACAATGGCTGTCAGGATGAGTGCTTGAGGTAACGGATCGGCGACGGTTGTCAGCGGTTGGGATTCACCGGCTGGCACAACGGGAACACGGCCGCGCACGATTCCACCTGCGGTAAACAGGAGTAGGTTGGCGGCGTGGCTTAGTAGGCCAAGTCCAATCAGCAGCTTGACGACGCTGCGCCGCAACATCATGTAGATGCCTGCTGCATACAATCCGCCGACAGTGATGGCTAAAACAATGTCCATGGCGCTTATTCTTATTCTTCGAGTAGTGAAAAGACAAAGACGAGTGTGACTCCTGTCACGACGCAGAAAACACCGAGATCAAATAGCAATGGCGTCCCAAGATGTAGTTCTCCCAATCCGGTGATCGTTGTTGATGTCCACAGCCCGGTGAGAAAAGGTCGGCCCAAGAATAACGGGACCAATCCACTGCTCAGCGACATCAGCAGCCCTGAACCAATAAGAACCCGCGGCGATACGCGTACCACTTGCCGAGCTGCCGCTGCATTGTATGTCATCGCGTACAACGCCATTGCACCGCTGGCCACCAAGCCACCAACAAAACCACCTCCCGGTTCGTTGTGCCCACGGAGAAACAGAAACACCGACGAGAGCAGCAGCAATGGCAATAGGAAGCGAATCGCTGTCTTTAGAATTACGGAATCCATGGTCATGCTCCCTCCTGTTTGGGAGTCAGACTCGAATCCGTCGCGACATCGTTAGTTTTCTCCGCACGGTCAATACGTTTGGGCGGTCGCAGCATCAGCAGCGAATAGACGCCAATCGCCGCGATCGATAGCACAGTGATCTCGCCCAATGTGTCCAACGCACGAAAATCCACCAGGATCACATTCACCACATTGCGCCCGTGAGCCTCTGGAACGCTTTGAGCGGCATAGTAGTCGGATATCGGATGATCCGACCGAACGGTCATGGCAAACAGCAACAACACCGTGATCGTACCACCTGCGACTATGGCAATCAGAGCATCTCGACCACGTGTGCGAACGGTCGAGAGACGACGGAAGTCCGGCAGACGCGAAAACGCCATCACGAACAGCAGCACGGTTAGCGTTTCGATCACGAATTGTGTCATCGCCAAATCCGGGGCGCCAAACAACACAAAAATGCCCGCGACGGAGTAGCCTACAATCCCGAGAGCCCCCACCGCCAGCAGCCATGTGTTCGCTCGAACGGCCACAACTGCCGCCATTAGAATCAAACCCACCAACATGACTTCATGGAGACGAAAGTCGAGTGGCATCGGTTTCAGGTGCCCTCGCAATTCGTCTCCCAGCGCCATCCATACACTGATTACTGTGAGCCCCACCATCGTGAGCAAATAGAATCGCAAGTATCCGTTTTGCAGGAGCGCAGTCTGCCGACGTGCCAACTGATTGACCGCTTTCAGCAGCCAGCCATACACCCACGATGGTCCATACTGCATGAAACGGTTGAGCACCGTGAAGACGCTTTCCAACCGCTGCCGCTGCCAGTACAGGGTGAATCCGCCTGCCAGCGTCAACAGTGACAACAACAACGTCACGTTCACCCCATGCCACAATGCCAAATCGACAGACACGATTCGTCCCGCGACAGCACGACTTCCAGCGGCTATCAATTCGCTGATGCGTGTTGGCATCAACCCCATATACAAACCCGTGATGCCAAGTGCTATCGGGGGCCCCCACAACGCCGGCCCCCCCTCATGTGCCTGTTTCGTGACCTCGGTTCGGCTTCCAAAAAACGGTTTGACACAAACCATTCCCACTGCGACGACCAAACCAATGTTCGACAACACCGACGCGATCAGAAAAGGGGCGTCCGCCGGGTGCTCGATCGCTTCATACCACGTCTCCTTCGCGATAAAGCCAAATGTAGGTAAGATCCCCGCCATCGAAATACCGGCCAGACAGGCCGCCAGAAACGTCCCAAGCATCGCTGAACGCAGTCCACCCAGGCCACGAATATCGCGCTGATGCACCGCATGGTCGACATTCCCGGCCACCATGAACAATCCGCATTTGTAGAATGCATGAGCCACCAGCACTGCCAAAGCAGCGGTCAGGGTCGCTTCTGTTCCAATGCCCAGCAGCATGGTCAAGGTGCCGAGTACACTGATTGTGGCATAGGCCAGAATCTGTTTCAGGTCCGTCGCCCGCAATGCCAGCACTGCGCCCATGGTCATCGTGATTGCACCCACCGGAGCGATCATCCAAAACCATTCCGCCGTTCCGCCCAGAAGCGGATGCAGCCGTGCAATCAAATAGACGCCCGCCTTGACCATCGTCGCCGAATGCAAATACGCACTGACCGGGGTGGGAGCCGCCATGGCATTGGGCAGCCAGAAGTGAAATGGAAACTGAGCCGACTTCGTGAACGCTCCGATCAGAATGAGAAGCAGCATCGGCACATAAGTCGAATGCTGACGAATGGCTTCTGCATTGTTCAGCAGTGTCGACAATTCGAACGAGCCACCCGCCGCTCCCAGCAGAAGCAAACCCGGCAACAGTACCAATCCGCCACCCCCCGTCACCAGCAACGCCTGCAATGCAGACACGCGGGATTGGGGGAGATCACTGTTGAAACCGATCAACAAGTACGAAGTGATGCTGGTCAATTCCCAAAAGATAAACAGCGTCAAAAGGTTATCCGCCAGCACAAGCCCCAGCATCGACGCCATAAACATCAACAGGAACATCCACAACCGTCCCAGTCGATTGTCGCCCTTTAGGTATCCGCCAGCGTACACTAGAACCAGAGCCCCAATGCCAGTGACCAGCAACCCAAATAGCAGACTGAGGCCGTCCAACCGCAACGAAATCGCCAGTTTCAATGCTGGCACCCAATTGACAGAAACCGACACATCCCGCTGCTGCATCACCAGCGGCCACTGCTTCAGGAGGAACACGAACACTCCTGCCGGAACCATCGCAAGACCCCACCCTCCGCGCGAACCAACAATGCGGTTCACACCCGGAGCGAGCGCAGCAGCGATTAAAATGGCCCACAACCAGAGAAACATCAACACTCCTGATAAAATCTTCAGGGACGGACTTCATAGTGTCTGTAAACGAAACGAAAAAAGCAATTCCCATGCCACTGGCCGCTACGAGACGTCCTGGCGACTCGAAAAACTGAACCGTCCAGTGAGAGCGGCAGTGCTATCACTGACGTGGTACACGACTTTGCTCGCGTTGAAATGTTAGAGAAACAGCTGACGAAAACAAACGCGTGGTACAGTCTGCATCAACACGATTGCGGCGAGGTCGCTTGGGTTCTGGTCACTCCTCTTGGTGACGAAACAATTGTTTTGGGATTGTACCGTTTAAAGTTTGGCATGACGATTGCATTTACGGCGGAACCGGTGTGAGTGATCGCGGGGCAATCGGCATGACATGCGATGTTTTCCGTTGAGTCACGAGCAGTCGAACTGATCTTCCCCACCCCTACCGTGTCAACAAAGACATGGAGATCATTGATGGCCAAGCGTCAACCAGAGATACGAATTGCGCGAGCGTACAATCCGCCGCCGGCGGATGATTGTTATCGAGTCCTCGTGGATCGCCTATGGCCGCGCGGGATTAAAAAAGAGAATTTGAATCTCGACCGCTGGATGAAGGACCTGGCCCCGAGCACCGACTTGCGTCGTTGGTTCAATCACGATCCACAGCGTTGGGATCAGTTCCGCAAACGGTATTTCAAAGAACTTGACGCACTGTCGGACAGCGTGTCCGAGATGTTAAATACGGCAGGAGAGCGTCCGATCCTGTTTCTCTACGGCGCTCGCGACGAACAACATAACCAAGCGATTGTGCTTAAAGAGTGGATCGAGAAACATGCGGAGGCGCTGAAATAAAACGAGATCAGGAATTGCGGCCATGTCATAAAAAATGAGAATTGCGACCTATTCGCCCGTTGAAAAACAAAAAACGTACGAGAGTTGGGGGGGGCTGGGGCTGCTATGTCCCCATCGAAGGGTCACGCAAAGCATAGGTGCCTTATTCGCAGCATCGTGACACAAGAACGCCCAAAGCATAGGCCGCAAGCAAAACAAAGATCATAGTGAACCATTCACACATCCTTTTGGCGTTGTCTTGAGAATATCGATTGCTCATTGAGGACTCCTTTTATGAACCTTTCATCCGACGGTCGCACCATCAACTTGAAGACAGCAAAATCTATGCCGTCACATGCCATGCAAGGAACGCGACTCGTTCAGGCCTACGGGATGAGATTGGACTGATGGATACGTGCGGTTGACAGCGATGGCCTGCCGTGCCTGCCCTGTCAACCCTGGGTGACAGTGTCGCGATCCATGGACAGATTTGTTCAGAGCAACGCGTAAAGTGTTCTCGGCCCAAACGAGTTATCATCCATGTTGCTCTGTTTATTTGTGTTTGAGGGCATCACCCCATCGCCCCGGCTTGGACTCGGTGGGTATCCTCAGTGGCACGAGTTTGACGATCGAAAAAACCTCTCGAAATGGGTAAGTATGCTCGGGTCTGCCCGCAGTTGCGACCTATTTCTGCCAGTGAAGCCGACGCGTCACGTCGCTTGGTTGAACGGCATTTTACATTTGATGGTCGAGACGATTGGTTCGACCACACGTTTGCAAAGCGAGACTCGCGAATCATTCATGACTCACCCATGGCTCGAATTGCCATTCGTGGAGAGAGCGTTTGACAGACAGCTCAGGCGTGTTGATCATGAGAACCGTTAACAGTATGCCATGCGTCCCCGAACGTCGGAACTTGGCGGATGTTCTCGGCGTCGTCCTGGGAGAGCGGTTTTGTTGATAACAAACGACCTTGGTTTACAGCATTTCCCGCCCAGAAGTTCTGTTTGAACTATGTCGTCTCGCTATGTGATTCTTGAATTATTCTGCTCGGATACAAACCATGATCAAGCGGGGAATGGCAGTGGTTGTCGTTGTCGCAATCTTGATTGGTGGGCTGATCTACAGTCAGCAGCGGCCCGAATTGCTGAAGGTATCGGGGTTTATCGAAGCGGATGATATTCGAGTCGGCTCGCGTATCGGCGGCGGGCGAGTCACTGCCCGTTGTTCCCGCCCGCGATGAATGGGGGAAGGCTGCGTTGGCGATCGAGATGCGAGCCCGACTGCTCTACAACCCTAATCTAGAAAGTTCGCACTTCTTTGTCCCCGGACTGGTCGGCATCATTTTGCAATTTGTCACCCTTTTCTGACCTCCTTCGCCATCGCACGCTACCACAAACAACTCGGATGATATGCTGTCATCGAGCAGGTCAAGCATAATGACACCGTGCGGTCCACTTTGCGAAGTGCCATTCACGACTCGTACGACTGGGGTTTAGAGTGCCGAACGCAGTCCAGAAGAACGCGTCAAACGGTCACAACTGGCGAGCTCGTTGCGTCGCAAGCACTTAATGCTTGTTAATCTCATCGGGTGAAATCAGCAGGTCACCATTACGATCAAGTCGCTGAAATGCCGGCTCGTCTCCGATGAATTCGCGGCTTGAGATGTCCCCATCTCGATTTCGGTCCATCGCAAGAAACCATTCCGGGGCATCGTACTTAACGGCCGCAAGCAGTTTTTGCGGTCGTCCCCGGCTGAAGATCATGCGGATTTGCCGGGGAACATCTGCGTGGGCAAAAGTGTCTGGAGGATACCGGTGGATTTCCTGCACGTTCTTCGCGGAGGATGCGATTTCACGTAGCGAAAGACGCCCATCAGCGTTGGTGTCGAGAATCTCAAACAAGCCCCGACGAAAGTCCAAAACGGTGACGAGAACCTGTCCAGCGGCCAATTTTTCTTGCAGCACAATCCATCGATCCAGTTCCTCAATTGTCAGTTGGCCATCGCGATTATGATCTGCAGCTGCAACGAGTGCCCGTAGGTCGGCCTGGTTTTTGCGTTCTGTTTCGGCTGCGTTTAAGCAGGAGTCGTGATTTGCATCTGCAGATTGAAACCGCGTCCGCAATTTTTGCGCGGCTGCTTCCAGATGTTCGCCGAGTTTTCCCTCGTCGCTACGTAGGAGGACACGCACCCGGTCTGCATCGATTCTCATGGTCGTCGATGTAAATGACTTGGAAAAATTGACCTTCATGGTCTGCGCATGGACTTGGACCTCATCTTTTTCCAGTTGGTCCGCCTGAAAACTGTGATCAACATCCATTGATTGAGGAAGGAACCGCAGGGGTAATTCCCGGATGACGGTGTGTTGATCGGCCCTCGATTTTGTTACGAGCCATCGATAGGCCCCACTTGTGCCGGGATAGTTCAAGCGGGGAAGAATCTCTTCAGGCGTAATCGTCTCGTCAGCGTTTACGTCAAGTGCGGAAAGTACAGTCGGCGCATTCTTCCATTCCGTGGTGCTGATCCTCCGATTGTTGTCATGGTCCAATATTTTGAGGATCGCCGACGTCAACGCAGTTGACGAGGGAGCAAGTCCCGCACTGATGGTCACTCCGCCGACGCCGCGCTTTCGATACCAGTCTGTCATTTCGATCTGTGTGATGCTTCCATCACTATTGGTATCTAGGTCCATCGGGGAATGGTAGCCGTGACCAAACTGCGAGATCGGATTCCATAACGTCTGCCTCAAGTTAAATGGCGAGGGGAGCCGCATTGCTTCTTTGAAGGTGAGTTCCCCGTTTTGGTCGTTGTCGTAGTAGGCAAACAACTCGGCAAAGGCGTCGTCCCAGATTGTGGAGAGCGGTTTGCCG from Symmachiella dynata encodes:
- a CDS encoding Na+/H+ antiporter subunit C, with amino-acid sequence MDIVLAITVGGLYAAGIYMMLRRSVVKLLIGLGLLSHAANLLLFTAGGIVRGRVPVVPAGESQPLTTVADPLPQALILTAIVISFAVLAFALVLIYRTYQSLGTEDLDQLKATDT
- a CDS encoding Na+/H+ antiporter subunit B produces the protein MDSVILKTAIRFLLPLLLLSSVFLFLRGHNEPGGGFVGGLVASGAMALYAMTYNAAAARQVVRVSPRVLIGSGLLMSLSSGLVPLFLGRPFLTGLWTSTTITGLGELHLGTPLLFDLGVFCVVTGVTLVFVFSLLEE
- a CDS encoding putative monovalent cation/H+ antiporter subunit A — encoded protein: MFLWLWAILIAAALAPGVNRIVGSRGGWGLAMVPAGVFVFLLKQWPLVMQQRDVSVSVNWVPALKLAISLRLDGLSLLFGLLVTGIGALVLVYAGGYLKGDNRLGRLWMFLLMFMASMLGLVLADNLLTLFIFWELTSITSYLLIGFNSDLPQSRVSALQALLVTGGGGLVLLPGLLLLGAAGGSFELSTLLNNAEAIRQHSTYVPMLLLILIGAFTKSAQFPFHFWLPNAMAAPTPVSAYLHSATMVKAGVYLIARLHPLLGGTAEWFWMIAPVGAITMTMGAVLALRATDLKQILAYATISVLGTLTMLLGIGTEATLTAALAVLVAHAFYKCGLFMVAGNVDHAVHQRDIRGLGGLRSAMLGTFLAACLAGISMAGILPTFGFIAKETWYEAIEHPADAPFLIASVLSNIGLVVAVGMVCVKPFFGSRTEVTKQAHEGGPALWGPPIALGITGLYMGLMPTRISELIAAGSRAVAGRIVSVDLALWHGVNVTLLLSLLTLAGGFTLYWQRQRLESVFTVLNRFMQYGPSWVYGWLLKAVNQLARRQTALLQNGYLRFYLLTMVGLTVISVWMALGDELRGHLKPMPLDFRLHEVMLVGLILMAAVVAVRANTWLLAVGALGIVGYSVAGIFVLFGAPDLAMTQFVIETLTVLLFVMAFSRLPDFRRLSTVRTRGRDALIAIVAGGTITVLLLFAMTVRSDHPISDYYAAQSVPEAHGRNVVNVILVDFRALDTLGEITVLSIAAIGVYSLLMLRPPKRIDRAEKTNDVATDSSLTPKQEGA
- a CDS encoding DUF488 domain-containing protein: MAKRQPEIRIARAYNPPPADDCYRVLVDRLWPRGIKKENLNLDRWMKDLAPSTDLRRWFNHDPQRWDQFRKRYFKELDALSDSVSEMLNTAGERPILFLYGARDEQHNQAIVLKEWIEKHAEALK